A single window of Candidatus Binatota bacterium DNA harbors:
- a CDS encoding SDR family oxidoreductase, translating into MELGLRDKVVLITGAASGLGRCTVDYMLDEGARVLLADVNEQALATALEETSAHETLGVVLDVRDFDACKAAAADAASTWGQLDVLVTSAGIGGGIDFFKDETPEDWKALIDINLLGTMNCCRAASEIMVEQQSGNIVALASEAGKGNEKRMAVYGSTKGAVISLVRGLALELGRYNINVNAVCPGVTDTPMIAYLDEQSRARAAGFYPLGRLGRPQDIAAMITFLASEQASWVTGQAISVSGGFGRS; encoded by the coding sequence ATGGAACTGGGACTACGTGACAAGGTCGTATTGATAACCGGCGCAGCCTCGGGGCTGGGGCGCTGCACGGTCGACTACATGCTCGATGAGGGCGCCCGCGTACTGCTGGCCGACGTCAACGAGCAGGCCCTGGCGACGGCCCTCGAAGAAACCTCGGCACACGAAACACTCGGCGTTGTACTCGACGTTCGCGACTTCGACGCCTGCAAGGCCGCGGCCGCCGACGCAGCATCAACCTGGGGACAGCTCGACGTACTCGTCACCTCGGCCGGGATTGGCGGTGGCATAGACTTCTTCAAGGACGAAACCCCGGAAGACTGGAAAGCACTGATCGACATCAACCTGCTGGGCACGATGAACTGCTGCCGGGCGGCTTCGGAGATTATGGTCGAGCAACAGTCGGGCAACATCGTCGCGCTGGCGTCCGAGGCAGGCAAGGGCAACGAGAAACGCATGGCTGTTTACGGCAGCACCAAGGGCGCTGTCATATCGTTGGTGCGCGGGCTGGCGCTCGAACTCGGACGCTACAACATAAACGTCAACGCGGTGTGCCCCGGGGTGACCGACACACCCATGATCGCCTACCTCGACGAGCAGTCCCGCGCGCGAGCGGCGGGCTTCTACCCGCTGGGCCGCCTGGGACGGCCGCAGGACATAGCCGCGATGATAACCTTTCTTGCCTCCGAGCAGGCCTCCTGGGTAACCGGGCAGGCCATAAGCGTGAGCGGTGGCTTCGGCCGCAGCTGA